One window of Robiginitalea biformata HTCC2501 genomic DNA carries:
- a CDS encoding phosphatidylserine decarboxylase family protein, with protein sequence MFHREGQRIILITFVLCALLAVVAEHHVVSAPWRIGVQVAAIVVLILILQFFRNPRRIAPKNFDEILAPVDGKVVVIEEIEEKEYFRDRRIQISIFMSPINVHVTRYPASGVITYSRYHPGKYLVAWHPKSSEENERTTVVIRTPKFGEIMYRQIAGAMARRIVNYAEEDESVQQGEDSGFIKFGSRVDVILPLNSTITARLQQKVRGAQTCIATLPQQRDDE encoded by the coding sequence ATGTTTCATAGGGAAGGCCAACGGATTATCCTGATCACCTTTGTGCTTTGTGCACTACTGGCCGTCGTGGCCGAACACCATGTCGTATCGGCCCCGTGGCGTATCGGGGTACAGGTTGCGGCAATTGTCGTCCTGATCCTGATCCTGCAGTTTTTCCGAAACCCCAGGCGGATAGCCCCCAAAAACTTTGATGAAATCCTCGCCCCGGTAGACGGGAAGGTGGTGGTAATCGAAGAAATCGAAGAGAAGGAATATTTCCGCGACCGGCGCATCCAGATCTCCATCTTCATGTCGCCCATCAACGTGCACGTAACCCGATATCCGGCCAGCGGGGTGATTACCTACTCCAGGTACCACCCGGGCAAATACCTGGTGGCCTGGCACCCGAAATCGAGCGAAGAGAACGAGCGGACCACCGTGGTGATCCGGACGCCCAAATTCGGCGAAATCATGTATCGCCAAATTGCAGGAGCCATGGCCAGGCGCATTGTGAATTATGCAGAAGAAGACGAAAGCGTTCAGCAGGGCGAGGATTCGGGTTTTATAAAATTCGGCTCCCGGGTAGATGTGATCCTGCCCCTGAACAGTACGATAACCGCCAGGCTTCAGCAAAAAGTCCGCGGCGCCCAGACGTGTATAGCAACCCTACCACAACAACGGGATGATGAGTGA
- a CDS encoding acyl-CoA-binding protein: MMSEDLHTRFRQAVDRVNSYTKPLPADFLLKLYAYYRIANKDYSHPGSKKPLINAFKANALIQARNVTPEGAMQAYIDLVQRELPKE, translated from the coding sequence ATGATGAGTGAAGACCTCCATACGCGGTTCAGGCAGGCAGTTGACCGCGTCAACAGCTATACCAAGCCCCTGCCGGCTGATTTCCTGTTGAAACTCTACGCCTACTACCGCATAGCCAACAAGGATTACAGCCATCCCGGGAGTAAAAAGCCCCTGATCAACGCCTTTAAGGCCAACGCACTCATCCAGGCCCGGAACGTTACCCCGGAAGGGGCTATGCAGGCCTATATCGACCTGGTGCAACGCGAATTGCCCAAAGAGTAG
- a CDS encoding creatininase family protein, which produces MRPYILAETNWKALKETRFDLAILPWGATEAHNYHLPYGTDNYEADALAAAAAAHAWEAGGRVVVLPTIPFGVNTGQADIYLDMNLNPSTQLAILDDVAATLHRHGIQKLVVFNSHGGNNFKALLRELGLRYPDLFVCMTNWFRAMDRETYWEAPGDHADEAETSLMLHLRPDLVLPRESWGDGASRKFRIEGLNQDWAWAERKWSEVSADTGVGDPSAASAEKGARFFRDVSRKIGAFLLELSRADPADMYG; this is translated from the coding sequence ATGCGACCCTATATACTTGCAGAAACGAATTGGAAGGCCCTGAAGGAGACCCGGTTTGACCTGGCCATCCTTCCCTGGGGAGCCACGGAAGCCCACAATTACCACCTGCCCTACGGGACGGATAACTACGAAGCGGATGCCCTGGCTGCGGCAGCGGCCGCTCATGCCTGGGAAGCGGGTGGCCGGGTGGTGGTCCTGCCGACCATTCCGTTCGGGGTCAATACCGGGCAGGCGGACATCTACCTGGACATGAACCTGAACCCGAGCACACAGCTCGCCATACTGGATGATGTGGCGGCTACCCTCCACCGCCATGGCATTCAAAAACTGGTCGTGTTCAACAGTCATGGCGGGAATAATTTCAAAGCCCTCCTGCGGGAACTCGGCCTGAGGTACCCGGACCTCTTTGTATGCATGACCAATTGGTTCCGGGCGATGGATCGGGAGACGTATTGGGAAGCCCCCGGGGACCATGCCGATGAGGCGGAAACCAGCCTGATGCTGCACCTTCGGCCGGACCTGGTACTTCCCAGGGAATCCTGGGGGGACGGGGCTTCCCGGAAATTCCGTATCGAGGGGCTCAACCAGGACTGGGCCTGGGCCGAACGAAAATGGTCCGAAGTGAGTGCGGATACCGGGGTAGGGGATCCTTCAGCGGCATCCGCGGAAAAGGGTGCCCGGTTTTTCAGGGACGTAAGCCGGAAGATCGGCGCATTCCTGCTGGAACTCTCCCGGGCCGATCCGGCGGATATGTACGGGTAG